DNA sequence from the Microcebus murinus isolate Inina chromosome 18, M.murinus_Inina_mat1.0, whole genome shotgun sequence genome:
ttgttcaagggttaacTGCACTTTAAAGCTAGATAGTATTTATTTCTAAGGATTTACAGTCTGGTTAGTtgacatatattacttttaaatttaccaattttttcctctgcattttgcAGGCATGTCTGTAGGATTGACATAATCTATAGGTGCTCCTAATACTGTAATCCATAAGTCCACTCTCTTGCCACTTTTCCCCATAGGAATTCTAAGACGGCACTGAATTTTTGGCACCTTCAAAGTGAAAGACAGTTAACTCTAAGAAACCTACTTTCTCTGGAACTcagtatatatgtttttttaaacaagacaCAAGCATGTGGTAGAGTAGGGATTATCTAGGCAGTTCGCCTCTATCATGGATGGTAAGGGTATTAGGTCAGTGTTTGGAAGGGAGTAGGGACAGCTTGCCTATTTAGAGAggtaatgcattttaaaatcatttaggAGACTTTTTCAAATAACCCTGTTTCTTATTGGTGTGAGATTCCCTGACATAGTGAGCCATTCAGGTTTGCCAAGGGGAAAAGTGTTCAAGAGCCACTGTACTAGACAGCATAAGACAGGAATTATATTATTAAAGCGTAATATGATAGTAATTTTTCCATAAGCCTgggccttaaaaagaaaaagagagcatgTTAGCATGTTGatacccctccctccctccctccctccccccccctctatatatatatgtatatatgtatatgtatatatatatatatattcccaaaCTAGAAATGAAGGctatctgaattttaaaaattttttaggaaGGAGTAGCTATGTACTTTTTTCCCCAACTCCAGAAATCCTTGCAATTAGATTCTCCCTTATTTCTCACAAATTAAATGCCTTAGTGTCTCACCCATCTCAATTATGCAGTCTTGCATTTTAATCTATCTTTGTTTCTGGGTCTCTTTTGCTGATTCTTGTTTGTTACTGATTTATAAGGTGGCTTACTTTTATATTTGTAGTTAGAGTCCCAGTGCAGTTTGATTTGGAGTGTCAAGATCTGTCCCATGCCCATCGCTATTCCTCAGTCTGCTTTATTGGGTTCATCACTTGGTTGTGGCACTAAATGAATGCCGTCCCTTTTACCTTTTCACCttacctccccccaccctcccataCTGCTCAAGTTTGTTAGACCCCATGATTTAGCCTTAaactaattgtatttttaatttatgtaagtCAAATTCTAATTTCTTATGGATAAAAGGTAATTTCCTTCTCCATGTGGTAGAATtttaattctgtaaatatttaagtTGTCCATTAATGTTCTATTAAATATGCACTAAAAATGCTGCGTTATTTgactttaaaacttttcattatattgtttttaatacttttcttaaaTGCAAAAACAAAGCTGTTAAACTTTCCTTATTAAAATGCTAAGCTTAAtgtcttctagctttttgaagaGCTTTTGTTCATTATATAATCTGTAAAGTAGCCAAGAGTTCCTCAGAAGCAGGACATCATTtagatttaaaacaattatggcttgtgtataaaataataatgtggcATAAGCATTCATGGGATGGCAGCCATGACTTGACTTTAGTGGCAAAAATCTTTGGATACCGCCAACATTTTATTCTCCTTAAAGACTTTACCAAGGTACCCTAGAAGAAAAATGGTGAGGTCATTTTGATTCTGTTAGATAGATAAAGTCGGTGTGACTAGAAGGCCAAATGACACAGTTATGAGCAtagaccttttattttttccccacgTTTGACAGtgtaaacatacataaaatacatattaaagttTAGATGCTTTATATTTTGTGCAATAAATtgaagctttaaaaagaaaacatttcattaaaaaaaagaaactcattaGTTTTACTTAAGACAGTAAAATAGCAGCAAGTACCAAGACATTGtgcacttcttttattttaatacaagttacttcatttacatcaGTCAGAAATGTAAGACCGGCTTTCTTGAATACTTAATATAGCTTGAATCACTGGTTAGATAGGGGCATATTTTCCCAACTGTACATCGAGAGGAGTGCTTTCATTAGTTTCAGAAAATACAGACCCTCAGACAGCCAGCATGACCACAACATTGAGCATTAAGAGAAATGAAGCATTGACTTTCCAAGCACTTGCCACAGAAGGTAAGCGAGTCTTTACATTTGTGGTTGTCTCTTCCCTCCGTAAGTTAAGGGTTGTGCTTTGTTGAGGCATTTCAGAGAAATTATTTGGCATGCCACTAGTGATACTTAGGGTCATGGGTGTTGGGGATGATTTTGTTGAGCTAGTGAGGCTTGTGTTTGTAACCATTCCATCTTGGAGATGAATAGTTAGAGTTGCAGCTGCTGCTTCATGTGTTTTGATGGTTTCTGTGGATGTATCTTCTGGATAGGGCACAAAAGCCTTATCAGTGCTAGTAAAGGTGGTGTCTTTGCTTAGAGTGGCACCAAACGTTGTTTCCCTTGTTCGATATTGTTTGGGTATTTTGGTCACTTTGGGTTGAGTTACCATGCTCAGAGAATTAATAGTGTCCACTGTCTGCATCCCACTTACAGTGAATACGCTTGACGTAAATCCAGAAGGTGTGGGATATATGGTATGTTCCTTTAAAGATGATATTTGGTTAGAACAGGGAGTCCCTACCACATGGGCTTTTGTTTCCATCATCCACTTCAATAAGTAAGTAATGTTTTGTTTGTGGTCACATGACCACCTGTTATTGTAAAGAGTTATCTCTTGCAACTGAAAGAGTTGATCAAAAGATTGATCTGGAATGAATGTGAACTTATTGTTGTGCAGGTAAAGATGTGTGAGATTTGTGAGGTTTATTAATGTTCCTGGAAGGATTTGTGTCAAGGAATTATGAGACAGGTCTACAATAAGTAGTTTGGAGGGCATGTTGGTTGGAACCGTCCAAAGTTTGTTACTACTGAGGTTGAGAACCTCGAGACTTCTTAGTGTATTTTTAATGAGGACAACCTTTTCCAGCATGTTCTTAGAAACATCCAGATATTTAAGGTTCCATTGATAAGCAGTATCAGATTTGTCAAGAAGTTTAATGTTGTTGTTAGCAGCAGACATGTTCCAGAGAGACCGAGGTAACTGAGCAGGCAAGCTTTCAAGCCTGTTGTTTGAAATATCCAGGGTCCTCAGATTGGTATATTGGGTTAACTGGTTATGCAGATCAGTAAAGTGGTTATAAGACAGGTTTAAGTATATAATATTCTCTTGCAGTCCAGATGGTAATGTAGTCAAGTTTTTGCCTGAACAATCCACATGCCTGTGCCTCTCTGTACATATACATTGGAGAGGACAAATGCACAAAATACCAGGAGTGAGAAACAGAAGGATGAACAGGCAGGGAGACATTTTCAATGTCTGATATTCCATCAAAGCCTGAAAACAAACAGATACACCCTTCTTTTAATATGCAAATACAATTTAGGCATCTGCATGGGTCAGTTAGCATTAGGCAAAATTTTCAATAAACCTCGTTGTTGTTGAGTCCTTTTATAATTGTTCCAGTGATTAAACTAACAAAGCTCCCCTTCATTTATAGTCCAAATGCTTAATCCTTCAATTGGGGCTATGTGGTAAGAGAGAGACTCTCTCTCCCTACTctcttctgcatttttcttttattcaatcccccccttttttttttttttaccatattctTTCTTAAGCATCTTCCCAGAGCCTTAATATGATAAAATGTCAGTCTGCAAATAATGAGTTACAGTCTTAAGCTATTACTGTTTTTGATAATATGCTTTCTTACTCAGATAGGAAAAAATGGctgtcatgtcttttttttttaatctctgcagTAATATAATAGTCAATGTATGTGTGTAGGGTAAGattttatttagatattaaagcaattctttgaaatatcatctttgtctttttaggATAAATACATCTCTGTAAAACATTTTAAGGCACTTGAAAAATCCAGACAAACACCATACCTTTTAAACctcatgttttataaaattattttttactgtacatttCAGTGCCAGTTCTAAGGAAAAACAATGTGTTATTTACAAagtgaatgaatatttaaaagaaatcccTCAACTGACACTGCAGCAAATTTCTGGTGCATGCACTTGTAATTGAATATATATTCAATCCTAACGttgactttttcttaaaaaaaaaaaaaaacaaggaaaaatttgTGAAGTCAGTCTTTTACTGATTTAAATAGCAGCTTACCATAGTGTCGTCTTCAACATCAGCACCTCATTTTCTCCGGGAAACTTAAAGCTTAAAGGTCGTCTTGTTCTGGAGAGTCGGAACCGTTTCTGGCTGTGGGCTGTGCTTGCCTGCTCAGCTGCATTGTGTTGCTGTGAGCTGAAGCTCTGCAACCACCTGATCAGTACCACATAGGAGGACTGCAGAGCTGTCATTGGTGCTGACTCAAATTTATGGCAAGAGGTGCACACGCAACAAAAtgggcaaatttttttttttaatttacggTGCTAAGCGTACCTATATATCTCAGATTTGCTATCGGATGGAATACCTCATGCACATAGAGCTGGCCCTTACTTCTTTCTATGTATTTGTCTGAGCTCAGGTTCCACATTTTAAGATTTGCCTCATTAATAATTTGTGATTCTTTTTAATGCCTctactcttcattctttttacatgttgaaaaatgttggaaatgaaTTTGTCCTTTGTCATGGGTGCTTTTCTGTTTCAACTATTTTTAACTCCTGcttcttttatgttcttttaaaaaaggatacaATTGTcctatcacttttaaaaatataatacaatatgttTGATTTTGATGTCCTCCCCCAACATGGCGATTATTATGTTTAATtagcttttcaaatttattaaccaTTTAATGTCTCATCTTCCCATTTAAGAGGAACAGAAGTacttaaatgattattttctctttatctttcttataTAAAGGATCGTTTGACCCAGGCTACACACAAGTTaggctacattttaaaatgagcatctTATACTTTTATTTACAGTACTTAtggtaaaataaacatgtattattttatgtatttggggTTAAAGTGTTTTTTATTACTTATGAAATTTACTGTAGTTGGTAAGTGGATATGAGTGTTGTTTTTTCCAGAGGCATTTTTGTTGGTATGTAAATGACTATTTATTtgattgcatattttaaaaataatagtatcaattttcagttatttcttcAGAGTATTTCACATTCCATCTTTATGGAAAGcaacttatattaatagttttaaaattacatgaaataatataaaaggaaaaattttggtcatgagttttataaaatgaaatcagatTTACAATAACTTCCATTCCACTCTTCAGTGGACTGATTGTTTAAATAATCTGTTAAAactcaaatataattttcagaatggtcaatttacctttaaaaaggaaggaagtaagagtcaggtgtagtggcacatgcctgtggtcccagctacttgggaacctgaggtagaaggatttcttgagcccaggagtttgaggctatagtggaTAGcatctgcactccagcctgggcaactctgtctctaaaattaaaaaaaaatgagcaaaagcaaGTAAAGTTACAGTATTTTCATTATCAAATTGTCACCATTTAAAAATCAGCAATGATTAGCATATTACATGTAATGTAAATCCCTTTATGCCATGTTACtgaatcttttgtttttctctaaaattatatCTACCATTATGTGGATTTTACCctaaatagaatttattatattaaaatttaaagtttgttttcttagaaaagaaaGTATAGAAGTCACCTTTTGTATAAAACTAGTGTTCCTCGAAAAGTCTTCAACATTAGAAATTTATTATTGATTAGTTGCTTTATTGCCACTTTACTTTGAGGGTTCAGTTGGACTCTTAATAAGATTCTTTCTATGGATTTCAGAAACCAGTCATTAATCATAGTGCTTAAAAGTAATGTGTTAAAAATACTGCATTCAGCAATATTGTTGTGGAAATAGAGAATGGTTGCATTGACATTTAGAGTTCTATTTTAGCTTGTATCTACACTGTTACACTTTAAGAGATGTGACTGAGGGTCAATTTACTGAACACTTAAATCtctccttttaattttagaaagccTTCTTATATCAGTGTGGAAGTAGagttattaattttcattattacaCTTACCAGTACTTTTTGTTTGAAAGAAAGGACATGTTATTTCAATAACTGATAGATTCAAATGAGTTTGGGTTTAGGCCGTATCAAGTTTAGATTCTGCTGcatattatagaaaattctaaCACAATAGTGGCAGTGTTTCTCATTTCAGGTTTGGGGACATACTAAGTTACTTCATATTATTCAGACATTattataaaattctcaaaaagaaaaaggggagccaggtgtgatggtgcatatgcttgtagtcccagctatttaggagactgaggaaggaggttcgcttgagcccaggggttcgaggctgcagtgagctatgattgtgccactgtactccagcctcgGTAACAGAGCAaaacactgtctcttaaaaaaagagagagagagagagaaaaggggatcatttcaatatatttgaattataacAATTTGTTCTTAGCTTACACTTTTAGAAATTCTCATGacataaaataatagtattttactGTTACcccaaaaaaataattttttagagactTAAGAGTTACAACTTATTCAGATTAGCTCTTTAAGCAACTTTTATATTCTAGGTTAAACagtaaattaatttatatatcctTTTGTGTCCTAAGATACGTTACCCCCAACATTATAAAAAGCATAACAAACCACCTGCCAGGAAATGGCTATCCCATGTTAATAGTTCCAGTTCACCCTTATTTCTTAAATTGATAGATAACATTTACTGTGCTTATTTGACAGTCAAATGTTGtctatttttgttaatatatttggCTATTTAGACTGAATTTCCTGCTGAATACAACCAAGAGtacagaaaaaagtattttaaaataatggaagaaCTGACAAGATAGAAATTATCAGGTCAGAATCCAAGTGGATCAATCCCTTCAGGCACCTCCCACTCCAGCCATTGGCTTGTTGCCACAACTTGGTCAGTTCTCTAGAATCTCCCTCATTCTAGGTTTTTCCTCTTGGCTTCCATTGGGAGATTTAACTTGTTCTTCTATCCCCCATATTTCCTACAAATGGTTTCTAGTATTATTAACATAACTGCTTATTTGCATCATTCCACAGTAGTTTCAAAATAATACCAGTATtgctacaattattttttttaatcttttgtctttatttttttttcttttttcttttatttatttttttcagcatattatgggggtacaaatgttaaggttacgtatattgcccttgcccctcctcccctgagtcagagcttcaagcatgtccatcccccagttggtgcgcatcacactcatcatgtatgtatatacacatcacttcccccccacctgcccaacacccgatagatgttattcctatatgtccacttagctgttgatcagttaataccaatttgctggtaagtacatgtggtgcttatttttccattcttgggatacttaataGAATGGGAGTATTGTTACAGTTAGATTACACACTActgaataaagtttaaaatttctttgcagTTCTGTTTGttcttagaatatattttacaaaagatcTATAGTGAACTCTGTGTTCTGATGCAATGTggaataattcctttttttatatttttatatcaccaAATTGACATAAAGTTAGATTCCTTTGTttcagttttcagtttttcagaaTCACTTAAGTCAAAATTATATTCAGAGTAATCTTGCTTCTCTGTCTTCTCCatcctatttccttctttctattggTGACAATTTTTATTAGCTTTTGGTTATAGCTtaacaatatttctttttgaaaacatacaaaatatgtatttctgtgtatatattatttgttttataccCTCTTTTTATATAAAAGGCTTTGTACTCTATATACTATTGAACAACTTGttcctttatttcttaatatGTCTTGAGGACCACTCCACATCAGTACATAAGTGTCTGTCTTATTCATTTTGTGATGCTTAGTACTCCATTTGGGAATCTGTCGTGGTTTATTCAGCCAGTCCCCTATTGGCGCATATCTGGGTTGTTTCTGGACTTTGGTTCTCACAAATGATGCCACAGTGAATACCCTTATACCTAAATAATTTCATAGTTTTCCAAAAGATTcctagaagtaggattgctgggtaaAATGGTAAATGCCTCTGGAATTTTTCCAGATATTACTTAATTCCTCTTTATCAACTATACTGTTTTgtaatcccaccagcagtgtatcagGATGTCTAGTTCTATATAGCCTTACTGTAGGccttattgttgaatttttatatttatttcagtttgaTAGGTAAGTAGTGTCTCACTGAAATTCTAAATGCATCTCTCTAATTATGAGGATGATCAGAGATTATGAATGAAGGATTATGAAGaagttgtatatttttacatatgtgtttaaggactatttaaaatttttcttctgtgactattttgtatatgttttgcaaattttTTATTGTGCTCCAGGTTTTCCCCCATCTATATTTAGGAGCTTTTTTAAATTGTAGAGATATTAGCACTTGTCTTgatttaatttgcaatttttttccagtttgccatttgtctttttattaggatgtggtgtgtgtgggtaGGTATATGTTTGACATTTAAGAGTTTCACAAAATTtggttttccttcttctttttttttatccctccctcccc
Encoded proteins:
- the OMG gene encoding oligodendrocyte-myelin glycoprotein translates to MALMEYQTLKMSPCLFILLFLTPGILCICPLQCICTERHRHVDCSGKNLTTLPSGLQENIIYLNLSYNHFTDLHNQLTQYTNLRTLDISNNRLESLPAQLPRSLWNMSAANNNIKLLDKSDTAYQWNLKYLDVSKNMLEKVVLIKNTLRSLEVLNLSSNKLWTVPTNMPSKLLIVDLSHNSLTQILPGTLINLTNLTHLYLHNNKFTFIPDQSFDQLFQLQEITLYNNRWSCDHKQNITYLLKWMMETKAHVVGTPCSNQISSLKEHTIYPTPSGFTSSVFTVSGMQTVDTINSLSMVTQPKVTKIPKQYRTRETTFGATLSKDTTFTSTDKAFVPYPEDTSTETIKTHEAAAATLTIHLQDGMVTNTSLTSSTKSSPTPMTLSITSGMPNNFSEMPQQSTTLNLRREETTTNVKTRLPSVASAWKVNASFLLMLNVVVMLAV